The genome window CTTTCATCGCAAATCCCGGTATTTACGTAGTTATACCAGTCCAGTTTCTGCAAAATATGTCAATTTATcaagaaaatagtaattttgttgacgtaGTGACGTCACGAGGCAGTATTGAATGGGCAGCCATAATTATTTTCACGTATAATCGAGACGtccttaatttgtttttgttgggcATAATCTTGATTCGTGTCTATATAATTAAACAGGTCCGAATACATCcatattaaattaatataatCCATCTATATATGGTGTGTTTGTGAGATTTTACGTAATTACAATTCGGCTTCTGTTTATCACTCAAAATCGATTGTGCGTGTCAGTTGCAACCTTGTAACCGGATTAAACTTGTAGATATCTGTTACTTAGGCAGCAAACCAATCACATTACTTCATGCGATTGAATTTCGCGTATTTTGTAGCTGattggaaatcgcgaaatttacaGCGTATTCCATTTCGCGGAACGGTCCGGTTTTTCCGGGACGAATCTGACGTTCCTCTAAATTAAATGGTACGCGACGTTCCGCTAGCACGTCTTATTTGAGGGTTCCAGTCCAATTTAAACAAAACTCAGCATATATGTATGGAAACTATTTGACGGTTTCCCCTCACTTCTGGGTCCTGTTTACTAAAACATAGCTATGGTAACCTTATTATTTTGCAGAAATTAAGTTCTCATGTTGCAACCGGAAAAAGTATGGTTTCGTCAACAAACAAAACGAAAACGACCGAGCAAAGGGTAATTATCGATAACGTTGTTAGCATTTTAATTATGAAGCATAGCATTTCCAATATCATGTATTTACCGctcgtacatgtataataccAGGCTGTTGTCCGCCATGTTGGATTTCGCGTTCTGAACGTGAAAGTACAATGAGTTTACCATTTAAAGAACCAGTTACAAGTTGGCACATCCGGAATTCTCCGCTAAATACAAAACAACGCGAAAATATCACTGTAGAATAGAATTAACTCATCAATTGAAAGACGTGAGGCACAAAACACAAACTCAAGTCGCCTTTAAAACCAGTTGGTTTACACTAAGATAGACTGCACATTAGACTGGATTGCCTGCCGTAGTTTTTCTATTGTCCGCAAGGCTTCGCTCCGGAAATAGTGTTTATGAGCGCAGTCTAATAGTCATTTTTCTCTGTTGCTCAAATGAAAAAGGGATCATACGGATGGCtgtcataaaataaaattgaaatacataaGTGTAATTTAACTTCTTTCAATGAGTTGATTTCTTGATTGTTATTTCAGTAAGAAACATGCTGTTGACTTTGATCATGAGATTTTATTTTCGTTGGGTTCAATAATCCTCCACGATGATAAATCATgtgtgttttagtttttttttgggggggttttttggggttttttttcaacttcGTCGACTCTTACATAAGAAAAGGAAATTATTATTTCTACAAAACTATCGGAGTTGGACCATTCCTTAGAATCCGTGTTCctgtaaaaaatataacaacaattGGAAATCcgatttttgataaaatatggcATCAATTTCTACAGATATTGTTAAACTGCTTTGATCTAGGTTGCAACGAGAGAGACCCTGCGAGGCCgtgttacataaaatttacacgggctccattatcattatacctccataacctcaacaaaataaaaaaaattatgcaaatgaatattatttattctcgcaCAGTTgcatattgttttaaataccCATATTAATGTTCCCAAAATAGTGGAGTCATAACCCCACGTTTCCCACCGTATTGCAGTATtgacaacaaaagaaaatagttCCCCGTATCTTGTAATCTTTAATGGTcatcatttcataaaaaaaacatttatttttgacaaaatatataattgaaaatcagtttatgttttaaCAATGCTTTAAGGTCTTAAGCAACatgttatatttctatgtttctgattttttttttatatcgagttacctccccttgatcgATTGTCTTTAATAGAACAGAAACGCCGCACGTgatctactgttattatcactgatattaatattaatactAGAAAGAATGGTTATtaagtccatgtcagtgcaaaatGTAGATCTAAATACTAAACAGTGACGTGATGCCAGGATTTAAGGACATAGTGACAAAATGGCGGACTCCGTTGGAGTTTTGCAACACATTTGACGTTGAAATTCATAGAAATGTAAATTGCTGTAACAATgagataaaatgtatttattttcattttatatgacattttcaCTCTTCTCTTTGACTAGCAAAAATGAATACTTATTTAAAATCCAACATATAAAGATGTATTGAAACAAATACGTTTACCCGAGCGCTTTCGCAGCTATCACTTATTTTTTTCCATCACAAGGACAAACTATATTTATAGTtgcatttcaaaacaaaatcaagCTGGGTTTCGATTCAGATTTACCTTAATATTGATTCAACTAAGGTCTTGATATACCATTGCCACACTTAtgatatgacgtcacatctccACGTCATCGCTACCGTGTACTAATTTGTTCATGTGTTTTTTACCATTCAGTGCAATATAATCATTATGCCGTGATCTGAACATCAGTTTACGAATGACATATACTAGCAATGCAATTACAAGGATGAAAAGACTAGATACCGGAAGTACCATCAGAAGTATGTGTAGGAATGCTTTATCACGGGGCCAGCATCCTAATCCATCgaatgtttttatttctgataACTTTGTTGGGTATTTCATCCATTCTATCATTTGTTTAATATTAACGATATAAACATCCTCCAATTCGTTCATACTGTGTATAGCTCTGTTCATACCATCCCTTAAATGTTTGGTTTCAAACCAAGCCGCATGGATGTGTAATCCAAATGGGGATCTGTTTCCATTATAATGCCTATAGAAATTATCCATAATGTATTTATAAGCCTCTGCTTCATTTCTAGGCTTATACGCACACCCGTCGACAAACGCACAGGTGAATTCGTGTGTATAGTCAATGAGAGGATTGATGGGAACCTGCCAGAACCCTTTATGGTTCTGTTTCGGACATCTATTGTTATGACATTTGAACGGCCACCCATAGTCCAGGGTAAACGGCCATACATCATCATTGTCTATGTGTGGTCTGGTGTAGATAAGTGAAACATCATACTTAAATCCTAGTTGCTTAAGCGCATCTATTTGTTGATCGCCTGCCGTTATGAGAAATGGGCTCCGCCACCCAACAACGTCATACTTAGAAATACCAACTTGTGTGACGAAATTGTCTCTCTGGTCTCCTGCTTCCTCCCGCACTTTGTCTCCAGTATTTATATGCGTGTGCGTTACACTATGTACACCGAGTTCGAATCCGTGTTGATAGTACCGCTTCAGAATCGAGTAATCTGTGAATTCGTCAGACACAAGGAGTGTTATACTAATGGGACAGCCATTTGGGTTTGTAAGGTTATCCTTCAGGAACAGAAAATCATAATGATTTGCCATCTGTGAATTGACAGCGTCATCAAACCCGAAATAAACCATCTGCGGAATATCGCTTAAGTTCATTGGGTGGTCAAATGTAGGACAGAAACATCTAGGTAAGAAACAGTTCACACCTTGTTGACATTTTGTCAGTGGTATTGCAACACACTGACAGACTAACACAATCAGAAACAAATAAATCCGGAACATCTTGGTGTATCAAAAATAATGTTGAATGGTGTCCCTAATATCCATGGGAGAACATGTCTACTTGTGAGcagttatttacctgtaatgacCTTCTGCGTATGACTGCCGTATAGTGACCGATCATTATCTGACTATACTTATTGAAATGGACTTTATTACATAAAGCAATTTGCCTTTAGCGATTTAGGTTACATTGTATTAGACATTATTCAAAATAAGTAGTATTCAGACGTTGGTCAATATATTCAAGCAATAATGACAGCGAATACCAATTAAGTATGCGGTCCACACAAACAAAACCTGCTggatacatattacatattatgtacTAAGAAAAGCTACATTATGTATAGAATCTGTGCTATTGATAACAACAGAACGGATAATTAATGTGTACATTTATCTCAGCGATCTGCTCCTTTATCAAgccaaaaaataacaaccaaaattatgaataaataattcatttgcTTACAATAAGCAAATACGTATTGTAAAGAATGCTCATTTGATATCAGCTGATTGGAAGTCAGCAACAGCCACCATATTGGATCATGACTACGCAAGCGATATTGGTTCATGTGACTACGCAAGCAGTCAGAATTTGAATTCGCTATTTTATTTATGTAAGCTTCAAGATCAATCTAGTGTTTTAATTTAGTGATAGCAAGGAGAATAACACTCCCATTCATAAAAATATGAGTTTTGTATTCCTGTAATGTACAACGGTCATTTTCAAGAAATATTCGGTCCGACCATTTGTACTACACTCACACTGTGAAACTGTTGACGCTGACGCTCCGGCggtttttatgtatatattttaaatacagCTCGAAAATGCAATCATATACTTCTAAATACATTTCGTGTAAACAGTTGTTTTACCTTTTCTGTATGACTTCTTTTTGTCACTATATTGTGGTGAGGGCAGAGTAATGCATTATGATAGGTAAACAGTCTGGAGGGCTTCAATTTTGCCTCCACTCTGCTTCCATTTCTTGGGgggggggcccccccccccccccccaatgcTGGGGCAATCTATAATGTAGTAACACCAGGAGTGAGAACTGAATTAACAACCGGCCAAcacatcacatatctacataaAAGTGATATCCACCCACAACAAAACTGCCTCCCCTACCCCCATCCCCGGATCCAATCCccaaacctgtcctcatattaAGTCTCCCACTCTCTAGTAGTTGTCTACTATCAAGTTAATATTCGCAATATatatgtcaatgtttatacgtaatggcgaccgtgaTTTCTTatggcggtcgaaaatggagtataaaggAGTATGAACAGAGTTAATTatgattataaaatgtttaaatctatacattattgttaaatattttatttacgcTTTTTCAGATTAAAacaacgcaatagttctcggattgccgtactatttattacaacaaaatgttaacaaacatcgcaagcggctgtgtgcccaccatgttaatgtgtacagatataagagttgtacctttgaacgcccggatgtacctttgtgtgacgtcatcgccatcttttctgaaatct of Argopecten irradians isolate NY chromosome 7, Ai_NY, whole genome shotgun sequence contains these proteins:
- the LOC138326911 gene encoding chitin deacetylase 8-like — protein: MFRIYLFLIVLVCQCVAIPLTKCQQGVNCFLPRCFCPTFDHPMNLSDIPQMVYFGFDDAVNSQMANHYDFLFLKDNLTNPNGCPISITLLVSDEFTDYSILKRYYQHGFELGVHSVTHTHINTGDKVREEAGDQRDNFVTQVGISKYDVVGWRSPFLITAGDQQIDALKQLGFKYDVSLIYTRPHIDNDDVWPFTLDYGWPFKCHNNRCPKQNHKGFWQVPINPLIDYTHEFTCAFVDGCAYKPRNEAEAYKYIMDNFYRHYNGNRSPFGLHIHAAWFETKHLRDGMNRAIHSMNELEDVYIVNIKQMIEWMKYPTKLSEIKTFDGLGCWPRDKAFLHILLMVLPVSSLFILVIALLVYVIRKLMFRSRHNDYIALNGKKHMNKLVHGSDDVEM